One Streptomyces sp. NBC_00223 genomic window carries:
- the gyrA gene encoding DNA gyrase subunit A, translated as MADETSNVPPAPDLPDSEQELRNESGGLRVEPVGLETEMQRSYLDYAMSVIVSRALPDVRDGLKPVHRRVLYAMYDGGYRPEKGFYKCARVVGDVMGTYHPHGDASIYDALVRLAQPWSMRMPLVDSNGNFGSPGNDPAAAMRYTECKMMPLSMEMVRDIDEETVDLQDNYDGRNQEPTVLPARFPNLLINGSAGIAVGMATNIPPHNLREVAEGAQWCLANPEATPEELLDALIERIKGPDFPTGALVVGRRGIEDAYRTGRGSITMRAVVAVEEIQNRQCLVVTELPYQTNPDNLAQKIADLVKDAKIGGIADVRDETSSRTGQRLVIVLKRDAVAKVVLNNLYKHTDLQTNFGANMLALVDGVPRTLSLDAFIRNWVLHQIEVIVRRTRFRLRKAEERAHILRGLLKALDAIDEVIALIRRSDTVEIAREGLMGLLTIDEIQANAILEMQLRRLAALERQKIIAEHDELQAKINEYNSILASPEKQRQIISEELQAIVDKFGDDRRSKLVPFDGDMSIEDLIAEEDIVVTISRGGYVKRTKTEDYRSQKRGGKGVRGTKLKQDDIVDHFFVTTTHQWLLFFTNKGRVYRAKAYELPDAGRDARGQHVANLLAFQPDERIAQILAIKDYEAAPYLVLATKSGLVKKTALKDYDSPRSGGVIAINLRDADGAEGGAGGSDELIGAELVSAEDDLLLVSRKAQCIRFTATDDALRPMGRATSGVKGMSFREGDELLSMNVVRPGTFVFTATDGGYAKRTRVDEYRVQGRGGLGIKAAKIVEDRGSLVGALVVEETDEILAITLSGGVIRTRVNEVRETGRDTMGVQLINLGKRDAVVGIARNAEAEDDPEAALAVAGTEEHDTAAEGTEPAAGEPEE; from the coding sequence ATGGCCGACGAGACTTCCAACGTTCCCCCCGCCCCTGACCTCCCCGACTCCGAGCAGGAGCTGCGCAACGAGTCCGGCGGACTGCGCGTCGAGCCCGTCGGGCTCGAGACGGAGATGCAGCGCAGCTATCTCGACTACGCGATGTCCGTCATCGTCTCGCGCGCGCTGCCGGACGTCAGGGACGGCCTCAAGCCCGTGCACCGCCGGGTGCTGTACGCGATGTACGACGGCGGCTACCGGCCGGAGAAGGGCTTCTACAAGTGTGCCCGCGTCGTCGGCGACGTGATGGGTACGTACCACCCGCACGGCGATGCCTCGATCTACGACGCGCTGGTCCGCCTCGCGCAGCCCTGGTCGATGCGGATGCCGCTGGTCGACTCCAACGGCAACTTCGGTTCCCCGGGCAATGACCCGGCCGCCGCCATGCGGTACACCGAGTGCAAGATGATGCCGCTGTCCATGGAGATGGTCAGGGACATCGACGAGGAGACCGTCGACCTCCAGGACAACTACGACGGCCGCAACCAGGAGCCGACGGTCCTGCCGGCCCGCTTCCCGAACCTGCTGATCAACGGTTCGGCCGGTATCGCGGTCGGCATGGCGACCAACATCCCGCCGCACAACCTGCGCGAGGTCGCCGAGGGCGCCCAGTGGTGCCTGGCCAACCCCGAGGCCACCCCCGAGGAGCTGCTCGACGCGCTGATCGAGCGGATCAAGGGCCCGGACTTCCCGACCGGCGCCCTGGTGGTCGGCCGGCGCGGCATCGAGGACGCGTACCGTACGGGCCGCGGCTCCATCACGATGCGCGCGGTCGTCGCGGTCGAGGAGATCCAGAACCGGCAGTGCCTGGTCGTCACCGAGCTGCCGTACCAGACCAACCCGGACAACCTCGCGCAGAAGATCGCCGACCTGGTGAAGGACGCCAAGATCGGCGGCATCGCGGACGTCCGTGACGAGACCTCGTCGCGGACCGGGCAGCGCCTGGTGATCGTGCTCAAGCGCGACGCGGTCGCCAAGGTGGTGCTGAACAACCTCTACAAGCACACCGATCTGCAGACCAACTTCGGCGCCAACATGCTGGCCCTGGTCGACGGTGTGCCGAGGACGCTCTCGCTGGACGCCTTCATCCGCAACTGGGTGCTGCACCAGATCGAGGTCATCGTCCGGCGTACCCGCTTCCGGCTGCGCAAGGCCGAGGAGCGCGCCCACATCCTGCGCGGTCTGCTCAAGGCGCTCGACGCGATCGACGAGGTCATCGCGCTGATCCGGCGCAGCGACACGGTCGAGATCGCGCGCGAGGGCCTGATGGGCCTGCTGACGATCGACGAGATCCAGGCCAACGCGATCCTGGAGATGCAGCTGCGCCGGCTGGCCGCCCTGGAGCGGCAGAAGATCATCGCCGAGCACGACGAACTCCAGGCGAAGATCAACGAGTACAACTCGATCCTGGCCTCCCCGGAGAAGCAGCGGCAGATCATCAGCGAGGAGCTGCAGGCCATCGTCGACAAGTTCGGCGACGACCGGCGCAGCAAGCTGGTGCCCTTCGACGGCGACATGTCCATCGAGGACCTGATCGCCGAAGAGGACATCGTCGTCACGATCAGCCGCGGCGGTTACGTCAAGCGCACCAAGACCGAGGACTACCGGTCGCAGAAGCGCGGCGGCAAGGGCGTACGCGGCACGAAGCTGAAGCAGGACGACATCGTCGACCACTTCTTCGTGACGACCACCCACCAGTGGCTGCTGTTCTTCACCAACAAGGGCCGGGTCTACCGCGCGAAGGCGTACGAGCTGCCGGACGCCGGGCGGGACGCGCGCGGTCAGCACGTGGCGAATCTGCTGGCCTTCCAGCCCGACGAGCGGATCGCCCAGATCCTGGCCATCAAGGACTACGAGGCGGCGCCGTATCTGGTGCTCGCCACCAAGTCCGGCCTGGTGAAGAAGACCGCGCTCAAGGACTACGACTCCCCGCGGTCCGGCGGTGTCATCGCGATCAATCTGCGCGACGCCGATGGCGCGGAGGGCGGCGCGGGCGGTTCGGACGAGCTGATCGGCGCCGAGCTGGTCTCCGCCGAGGACGATCTGCTGCTGGTCAGCCGGAAGGCGCAGTGCATCCGCTTCACCGCGACGGACGACGCGCTGCGGCCGATGGGCCGGGCCACGTCCGGTGTGAAGGGCATGAGTTTCCGCGAAGGTGACGAATTGCTCTCCATGAACGTCGTGCGGCCGGGTACGTTCGTCTTCACGGCCACCGACGGCGGTTACGCCAAGCGCACCCGGGTCGACGAGTACCGGGTGCAGGGCCGTGGCGGTCTCGGCATCAAGGCGGCGAAGATCGTGGAGGACCGCGGCTCGCTGGTCGGGGCGCTGGTGGTCGAGGAGACCGATGAGATCCTCGCCATCACCCTGAGCGGTGGCGTGATCCGTACGCGGGTCAACGAGGTGCGGGAGACGGGCCGTGACACCATGGGTGTTCAGCTCATCAACCTCGGGAAGCGGGATGCCGTCGTCGGTATCGCGCGGAACGCCGAGGCGGAGGATGATCCGGAGGCGGCCCTTGCTGTGGCCGGCACCGAAGAGCACGACACTGCGGCCGAGGGCACTGAGCCCGCGGCCGGTGAACCGGAGGAGTAA
- a CDS encoding DUF3566 domain-containing protein produces the protein MSGATGAAGGAGRTGGAHGSADLSGPQEGVYAMTDTRQPPPHQPPSAYAPPQPPGGPVPLGGAGAAAAGVRKPRPAARTVPRTRKARLRVSKADPWSVMKVSFLLSIALGICTIVAVAVLWMVLDAMGVFTEVGSTISDATTSEQSGKGGFDLVAFLSLSRVMVFTTVIAVIDVVLATALATLGSFIYNLSAGFVGGVELTLAEDE, from the coding sequence GTGAGTGGAGCCACGGGCGCCGCGGGTGGGGCCGGAAGGACCGGGGGTGCCCATGGCTCGGCCGACCTCAGCGGTCCGCAGGAGGGGGTTTACGCCATGACGGACACCCGTCAGCCACCGCCGCACCAGCCGCCGTCCGCATACGCGCCGCCCCAGCCGCCGGGCGGGCCCGTGCCGTTGGGCGGGGCCGGCGCGGCGGCGGCCGGGGTGCGCAAGCCGCGTCCCGCGGCCCGTACCGTGCCGCGGACCCGCAAGGCCCGGCTGCGGGTGTCCAAGGCCGACCCCTGGTCGGTGATGAAGGTGAGCTTCCTGCTCTCCATCGCGCTGGGCATCTGCACGATCGTGGCCGTCGCCGTGCTGTGGATGGTGCTGGACGCCATGGGCGTGTTCACCGAGGTCGGTTCGACCATCAGCGACGCGACGACCTCGGAGCAGAGCGGCAAGGGCGGTTTCGACCTGGTCGCCTTCCTGTCGCTGTCCCGGGTGATGGTGTTCACCACCGTCATCGCGGTCATCGACGTGGTGCTGGCCACCGCGCTGGCCACGCTCGGCTCGTTCATCTACAACCTGTCGGCCGGCTTCGTCGGCGGCGTCGAGCTGACCCTCGCCGAGGACGAGTAA
- a CDS encoding DLW-39 family protein has product MKKILLVALAAVAGLFVYRQIQADRAEQDLWTEATDAVPAGSGANV; this is encoded by the coding sequence ATGAAGAAGATTCTCCTGGTCGCACTGGCCGCCGTCGCCGGGCTGTTCGTGTACCGACAGATTCAGGCGGACCGCGCCGAGCAGGACCTGTGGACGGAAGCCACTGACGCGGTCCCGGCGGGTTCCGGCGCGAACGTGTGA
- a CDS encoding VWA domain-containing protein: MERRPTPERARARGRTRIRTAAAGLLMALAALGPVPAAHAAPPSGESAASGDGSLIMVLDSSGSMAGPDGSGHTRIASARTAIGSVVDALPDGYPTGLRVYGAGKAHGCDDTGLAQPVTPLDRAAVKSAAAAVTPRGDTPTALALTKAAADLPADGRRTILLVSDGESNCGAPKPCDVAAGLADDAGDGVGLRIDTVGFQVGGAARAELECVARAGHGAYYDAPDAAALARQLVRASQLSADAYRLQGDRITGGATAEKAAAIGPGQYLDTLGPGETRWYAVPLDAASTADLSVTAVPQPGVRVAYGDGVELKLTSTGTYGFTCDSNSTHFGQDEGAMTLTGAVSRIPSHDGDSSCDRAGRYLLSVHRTSDPASDQGRWPVEFRYDAEAPLPAGTTPAAALTEYGAAPAPLTGAPKDITGGTGFNDATRLTTGVWRDRLLPAQTRYYRVHVGWGQQLTYAAEFANEPRIDDSATSTFVTTSAYAPDRLPVQDASTARDDRLYDGSPVSVGLGTVPVTWTNRWVSGAAAHNVHRAGDYWIAVGLGPDAARLAKDAAVGVVLRVRVTGEELAGPQYQAPPLAGKASGHAAPTPAATPAPARTAAGRGGVTGTDLLAAGTGGAVALAGIGVAALTHRTRNRTNRGGA, encoded by the coding sequence ATGGAACGACGACCAACGCCGGAGCGGGCCCGGGCCCGTGGACGGACCCGAATACGTACCGCCGCGGCCGGACTGCTGATGGCCCTGGCGGCGCTGGGCCCGGTCCCCGCGGCGCACGCGGCGCCGCCCTCCGGCGAGAGCGCCGCGAGCGGCGACGGCAGCCTGATCATGGTGCTGGACTCCTCCGGTTCGATGGCCGGCCCCGACGGCTCGGGCCACACCCGGATCGCCTCCGCCCGTACGGCCATCGGCTCGGTCGTGGACGCCCTGCCCGACGGCTATCCGACCGGACTGCGGGTCTACGGCGCGGGCAAGGCGCACGGCTGTGACGACACCGGCCTCGCCCAGCCCGTCACCCCGCTCGACCGGGCGGCGGTGAAGAGCGCCGCGGCCGCCGTGACGCCCAGGGGCGACACCCCCACCGCGCTCGCGCTCACCAAGGCCGCGGCCGATCTGCCGGCCGACGGGCGCCGTACGATCCTGCTGGTCTCCGACGGCGAGTCCAACTGCGGGGCGCCCAAGCCCTGCGACGTCGCCGCCGGGCTCGCGGACGACGCGGGCGACGGCGTGGGGCTGCGGATCGACACCGTCGGCTTCCAGGTCGGGGGCGCGGCCCGCGCGGAGCTGGAGTGCGTCGCCCGCGCCGGACACGGCGCCTACTACGACGCCCCGGACGCCGCCGCGCTGGCCCGCCAGCTGGTGCGCGCCTCCCAGTTGAGCGCCGACGCCTACCGCCTCCAGGGCGACCGGATCACCGGAGGGGCGACCGCGGAGAAGGCCGCCGCGATCGGTCCCGGCCAGTATCTGGACACCCTCGGTCCCGGCGAGACCCGCTGGTACGCCGTCCCGCTGGACGCCGCCTCCACCGCCGACCTGTCGGTCACCGCAGTCCCGCAGCCCGGCGTCCGCGTCGCCTACGGCGACGGTGTCGAGCTGAAGCTGACCTCCACCGGCACCTACGGCTTCACCTGCGACTCGAACTCCACGCACTTCGGCCAGGACGAGGGTGCGATGACGCTGACGGGCGCGGTCAGCCGTATCCCCAGCCACGACGGCGACAGTTCCTGCGACCGGGCGGGCCGCTATCTGCTCTCCGTGCACCGCACCAGCGACCCCGCGTCCGACCAGGGCCGCTGGCCGGTCGAGTTTCGCTACGACGCCGAGGCGCCGCTGCCGGCCGGCACCACCCCGGCCGCCGCGCTCACCGAATACGGCGCCGCGCCCGCGCCGCTGACCGGTGCTCCGAAGGACATCACCGGCGGCACCGGCTTCAACGACGCCACCCGGCTCACCACCGGCGTCTGGCGGGACCGACTGCTGCCCGCCCAGACCCGCTACTACCGGGTGCACGTCGGCTGGGGCCAACAGCTCACCTACGCGGCCGAGTTCGCCAACGAGCCGAGGATCGACGACAGCGCCACGTCCACCTTCGTCACCACCTCGGCCTACGCGCCCGACCGGCTGCCGGTGCAGGACGCCTCCACCGCGCGCGACGACCGCCTCTACGACGGCTCGCCGGTCTCGGTCGGCCTCGGCACTGTCCCGGTCACCTGGACCAACCGCTGGGTGAGCGGCGCCGCGGCGCACAACGTGCACCGGGCGGGCGACTACTGGATCGCGGTCGGACTCGGCCCGGACGCCGCCCGGTTGGCGAAGGACGCGGCCGTCGGCGTGGTGCTGCGGGTGCGGGTCACCGGCGAGGAACTGGCCGGACCGCAGTACCAGGCGCCCCCGCTGGCCGGGAAGGCATCGGGGCACGCCGCCCCGACGCCCGCCGCGACACCCGCACCGGCGCGTACGGCGGCCGGCCGTGGCGGCGTCACCGGCACGGACCTGCTGGCGGCAGGCACGGGCGGCGCGGTGGCGCTGGCCGGAATCGGGGTGGCGGCGCTGACACACCGCACGCGGAACCGTACGAACAGGGGTGGGGCATGA
- a CDS encoding serine/threonine-protein kinase, with protein sequence MGEVFAGRYELVDPIGRGGVGAVWRSWDHRRRRYVAAKVLQQRDAHALLRFVREQAMRIDHPHVLAPASWAADDDKVLFTMNLVRGGSLSHLIGDYGPLPPRFVSVLLDQLLSGLTAVHAEGVVHRDIKPANILLEATGTGTPHVRLSDFGIAMRKGEARLTEADYVVGTPGYFAPEQLLGGEPDFPADLYAVGLVALYLLSGQKPDAQAIAERFLTTGMPAAPLGVPEPLWQVIGTLLQPDPYARFRTATGARKALAAAVELLPETAPDDEPVEIFDQIGALPEGFGPEGPLSAAPQARPAPLTGGFPLSPPRPTPSGADRQPTPQPLPPPAPEPVPAAATPRRSHGKHAAPLPAQEPTPKPTPRPAPPSPPGEPLTHTRTRADSPAQPLPPPVAVPPPAVPTADTASAGVPARRPAPGPPARLVIPVLVLALICFVVGIVALAAS encoded by the coding sequence ATGGGCGAGGTCTTCGCGGGCCGCTACGAGCTGGTGGACCCGATCGGGCGCGGCGGTGTCGGCGCGGTCTGGCGTTCCTGGGACCACCGCAGACGCCGTTATGTCGCCGCCAAGGTGCTCCAGCAGCGCGACGCCCACGCGCTGCTGCGGTTCGTGCGCGAGCAGGCGATGCGGATCGACCACCCGCATGTGCTCGCCCCCGCGAGCTGGGCGGCCGACGACGACAAGGTGCTGTTCACCATGAACCTGGTCCGCGGCGGCTCGCTGTCGCACCTGATCGGGGACTACGGGCCGCTGCCGCCGCGGTTCGTGAGCGTGCTGCTCGACCAGCTGCTGTCCGGACTGACCGCCGTGCACGCCGAGGGCGTCGTCCACCGGGACATCAAGCCCGCCAACATCCTGCTGGAGGCCACCGGCACCGGCACCCCGCACGTACGGCTGTCGGACTTCGGCATCGCGATGCGCAAGGGCGAGGCCCGGCTGACGGAGGCCGACTACGTGGTCGGCACGCCGGGTTACTTCGCGCCCGAGCAACTGCTCGGCGGCGAGCCCGACTTCCCCGCCGATCTGTACGCGGTCGGCCTGGTCGCCCTCTATCTGCTGAGCGGGCAGAAGCCGGACGCGCAGGCCATCGCCGAGCGCTTCCTGACGACCGGTATGCCCGCGGCGCCCCTGGGGGTGCCGGAACCGCTGTGGCAGGTGATCGGCACGCTGCTCCAGCCGGACCCGTACGCGCGCTTCCGTACGGCGACCGGGGCCCGCAAGGCGCTGGCCGCCGCGGTCGAACTGCTCCCGGAGACGGCGCCCGACGACGAGCCGGTGGAGATCTTCGACCAGATCGGCGCGCTGCCCGAGGGGTTCGGCCCCGAGGGGCCGCTGTCGGCCGCCCCGCAGGCCCGGCCCGCGCCCCTGACCGGCGGCTTCCCGCTGTCCCCGCCTCGGCCCACGCCATCGGGAGCCGACCGGCAGCCGACCCCGCAGCCCCTGCCGCCCCCCGCTCCGGAGCCCGTGCCCGCCGCCGCGACCCCCCGCCGCTCGCACGGCAAGCACGCCGCGCCGCTCCCCGCCCAGGAGCCCACGCCCAAGCCCACGCCCAGGCCCGCTCCCCCGTCCCCGCCCGGCGAACCGCTCACGCACACCAGGACCCGCGCCGACAGCCCCGCCCAGCCGCTGCCCCCGCCGGTCGCGGTCCCGCCTCCCGCCGTCCCCACCGCGGACACGGCCTCCGCCGGAGTGCCCGCCCGCAGGCCGGCCCCGGGACCACCGGCCCGCCTGGTGATCCCGGTCCTCGTCCTGGCCCTCATCTGCTTCGTGGTCGGCATCGTGGCCCTCGCCGCGTCCTGA
- a CDS encoding helix-turn-helix domain-containing protein — protein sequence MDMSSQDPATRAQEAMELQRGWYGEPLGDLFRRLIGDLGLNQVRLAGVLGLSAPMLSQLMSGQRAKIGNPAVVQRLQAVQELAGQVADGRIGVMEAAARMDEIRDSAGSSVLSTTTHSVSGAASARQVVHGIQDVLRSVASASEIEQAANTLAPTHPHLAEFLRVYGAGRTSDAFAHYEAHQD from the coding sequence ATGGACATGTCGTCGCAGGACCCGGCCACCCGCGCGCAGGAGGCCATGGAGCTGCAGCGGGGCTGGTACGGGGAGCCGTTGGGCGATCTGTTCCGGCGGCTGATCGGCGACCTGGGGCTCAACCAGGTCCGGCTGGCCGGCGTGCTCGGGCTCTCCGCGCCGATGCTGTCGCAGCTGATGAGCGGGCAGCGGGCGAAGATCGGCAACCCCGCGGTCGTCCAGCGGCTCCAGGCGGTCCAGGAGCTGGCCGGGCAGGTCGCCGACGGGCGGATCGGGGTGATGGAGGCGGCGGCCCGGATGGACGAGATCCGCGACTCCGCGGGCTCCTCCGTGCTCAGCACCACCACCCACTCCGTCTCCGGTGCCGCGTCCGCCCGCCAGGTGGTGCACGGCATCCAGGACGTGCTGCGCTCGGTGGCCTCCGCGAGCGAGATCGAGCAGGCCGCGAACACCCTCGCGCCCACCCACCCGCACCTGGCAGAGTTCCTTCGTGTGTACGGCGCCGGGCGGACCAGTGACGCGTTCGCCCACTACGAGGCGCACCAGGACTGA
- a CDS encoding helix-turn-helix domain-containing protein — MGRRETPVRTNSRPLSDLVLWLRSQRQNSGLTYAQLAARTGVSSSSLSRATKGERAPSLAVVEAFAAGCGADRRKAHALWRKARYNADLGRDQVPMMPEYIHNFVQLHAAMLELYNKAGSPSLRWLESTMAGRHGRLPRSSLSRVLRGQAIPRKELLVAFVEACTTNGRLDTEVWVAAWEQASQKARYDHAVRRTRSTSSGDDGLCSALHAAEERLGQLTELRSARTRQRAETLALYRALPDRQFGTHFQSGALLEAWDEDGRSRIRRQELLHQLTDADAAVSNVQAEIEELGARVAALRGRPTGKGTNAGLQRP; from the coding sequence ATGGGACGCCGGGAGACTCCTGTGCGCACCAACAGTAGGCCCCTGAGTGATCTGGTGCTTTGGCTCCGGTCACAGCGCCAGAACTCGGGGCTCACGTACGCACAGCTTGCCGCACGTACTGGTGTCAGTTCCTCGTCACTGTCTCGTGCCACCAAGGGCGAGCGAGCGCCGAGCCTGGCTGTCGTGGAAGCGTTCGCCGCCGGGTGCGGCGCCGATAGGCGCAAGGCACACGCCTTGTGGCGCAAGGCCCGCTATAACGCCGATCTCGGCAGAGATCAGGTGCCGATGATGCCCGAGTACATCCACAATTTCGTCCAACTCCATGCCGCCATGCTGGAGCTGTACAACAAGGCAGGCAGTCCTTCGCTGCGCTGGCTCGAGTCCACGATGGCGGGTCGGCACGGGCGTCTCCCCCGCAGTAGCCTCAGTAGGGTGCTACGGGGCCAGGCCATTCCACGCAAGGAGTTGCTCGTGGCCTTCGTCGAAGCCTGCACCACGAATGGGCGTCTCGACACCGAGGTGTGGGTGGCTGCTTGGGAGCAGGCCAGTCAGAAAGCACGGTACGACCACGCCGTGCGCCGCACCAGGAGTACGAGCAGCGGGGACGATGGGCTGTGCTCGGCCTTGCATGCAGCCGAGGAGCGGCTCGGTCAGCTGACTGAGTTGCGGTCAGCCCGCACTCGACAGCGCGCTGAAACCCTGGCACTGTACCGGGCGCTTCCGGATAGGCAGTTCGGCACTCACTTCCAGAGCGGTGCCCTCCTCGAAGCATGGGACGAGGACGGCCGAAGCCGAATCCGTAGACAAGAACTACTTCATCAGTTGACTGATGCGGACGCGGCGGTCAGCAACGTTCAGGCGGAGATCGAGGAACTGGGCGCGCGCGTGGCGGCGCTGCGCGGACGCCCGACGGGGAAGGGGACCAACGCCGGCCTCCAGAGACCTTGA
- a CDS encoding tyrosine-type recombinase/integrase, which translates to MARVWIEDRAGHTAYQRAVAKAKQTGHTPPGRWRVRWYGPDGKPKMRVFDLKVRADSFRSQLQARLGDGSYRDPAAGRVLFAVVAESWFESQLHLKRSSRARYRIALDTHVIPRWGSTSVDRIQYDDIAAWLAELAAGKTTNGRPQAARSIRKTYVVLSRVLGFAVKSRRLAFNPATGVPLPAINPADHVYLDEVQVEALADAADKYRAFILLLAYTGLRWGEASALKVGRIDLTARRAHIVEAFGLDGGKLYLDTPKNHERRSVPLSAFLIEELKPHLEGRDADELLFTGPQNGALRASNFVRRVFDPAVKAAGLGHLRVTPHKLRHTAASLAIASGADVNVVQTMLGHKSATMTLDVYGHLFPDRLDEVSKKMHKRRARVLAKAKAKAAKAARKAQEAAAELAALQQAADEPLR; encoded by the coding sequence ATGGCACGCGTCTGGATAGAGGACCGCGCCGGCCACACCGCGTACCAGCGCGCGGTCGCCAAGGCCAAGCAGACCGGACACACGCCACCCGGCCGCTGGCGCGTGCGCTGGTACGGCCCCGACGGCAAACCGAAGATGAGGGTCTTCGACTTGAAGGTGAGGGCGGACAGCTTCCGCTCCCAGCTCCAAGCCCGGCTCGGCGACGGTTCGTACCGCGACCCTGCTGCCGGCCGCGTCCTGTTCGCCGTAGTGGCCGAGTCGTGGTTCGAGAGCCAGCTCCACCTCAAGCGCTCCAGCCGGGCCCGCTACCGGATCGCGCTGGACACGCACGTTATCCCCAGGTGGGGCTCGACGTCTGTGGACAGGATCCAGTACGACGACATCGCCGCCTGGCTGGCCGAACTGGCCGCAGGCAAGACGACCAACGGACGCCCCCAGGCAGCACGCTCGATCCGCAAGACCTACGTGGTCCTCAGCCGCGTGCTCGGCTTCGCCGTCAAGTCCCGCCGCCTTGCCTTCAACCCGGCCACCGGCGTGCCACTGCCCGCCATCAACCCCGCCGATCACGTCTACCTGGACGAGGTCCAGGTAGAAGCCCTCGCCGACGCGGCCGACAAGTACCGCGCTTTCATCCTGCTGCTCGCCTACACCGGCCTCCGGTGGGGCGAAGCCTCCGCCCTGAAGGTCGGACGGATCGACCTCACCGCCCGCCGCGCGCACATCGTGGAGGCATTCGGCCTCGACGGCGGCAAGCTCTACCTGGACACACCCAAGAACCACGAGCGGCGGTCCGTACCCCTCAGCGCCTTCCTCATCGAGGAGCTGAAACCGCACCTCGAAGGGCGAGACGCTGACGAACTCCTCTTCACCGGCCCCCAGAACGGCGCCCTACGTGCCAGCAACTTCGTCCGCCGGGTCTTCGACCCAGCCGTCAAAGCGGCCGGTCTCGGCCACCTCCGCGTCACACCCCACAAACTTCGCCACACCGCCGCCTCACTCGCCATCGCCAGCGGCGCCGACGTCAACGTCGTCCAGACCATGCTCGGCCACAAGTCCGCCACCATGACCCTCGACGTCTACGGCCACCTCTTCCCCGACCGCCTGGACGAGGTCTCGAAGAAGATGCACAAGCGCCGCGCCCGCGTCCTCGCCAAAGCGAAAGCCAAAGCCGCGAAGGCAGCGCGGAAGGCGCAGGAGGCGGCGGCCGAACTGGCTGCCCTGCAGCAGGCCGCAGACGAACCGCTTCGGTAG
- a CDS encoding helix-turn-helix transcriptional regulator, producing MPSTQKALHDRRPLATPAELSAYLGVPVATLYQWRHRGIGPKVHKLGRHLRYRWAEVEAWVDKQAVDLAA from the coding sequence ATGCCCAGTACGCAGAAGGCCCTGCATGACCGGCGCCCGCTGGCCACCCCGGCGGAGTTGTCGGCCTACCTCGGAGTCCCCGTCGCCACGCTCTACCAGTGGCGGCACCGGGGCATCGGGCCGAAGGTCCACAAGCTCGGCCGCCACCTGCGCTACCGGTGGGCGGAGGTGGAGGCGTGGGTGGACAAGCAGGCCGTGGACCTGGCGGCCTGA